The Papaver somniferum cultivar HN1 chromosome 3, ASM357369v1, whole genome shotgun sequence genome includes a region encoding these proteins:
- the LOC113360313 gene encoding uncharacterized protein LOC113360313, with product MGSENTFVSSNSSKTVFISDKLIDDSLNKLRFILIGRLDLVKLKLFVDEASLRGQWKLKGNCQFIPIGKGFFIIKLDNGEDMKLIYEGFWEVETQILRLKFWEREFKPELQKTSTAFVWVIFPGLCIEYWKEDILMAMGAAIGRPIRIDDATLKKEFGFYASILVEIDLAKAIPNKVWIESKFGKFEQEIKIPKLTKYCNHFKFIGHYVAECRNKRKEYVHNVHKPKQQWRYTPKKNTSLNTGGFDIFYTSQQIDNNIGEVELVTQVLSITGSNEDQNEKNEGFNGNLESPMEFPAISIDKIIDVGSSIPSLNNVVGVIPSSNLEASDEEVTAQLLSNINSEVGKVGEWKEVSDVVEKHDQAFSKIVSKPTKAEPKVKASRSIIKKLHLLGMSKMILHNSNGNLKGNIWLFWHSSVTTPSLISSSKQCITVQVGEVLVNGVHAECLTIDKRILWSELLTVNEMKLSWLVIGDFNVVLTCEEKKRRCGKRRILCDFDKAFYNLTWLEKFEGWCYKVGVRGTSDHGPLLGGVVNVSRPTNIPFKYQSVWTSHPSFLKLIQDSWWQVCEGNPAFCFMHKLKRLKNIPKQWNWEVFGDLELKVKNTEKEVLNAFLESDADPEKIDLLDKLVTARGKYEIASQQYNELMRAKSKVKWVKEGGANTNFFHTTMRMIRTFNHISELENDEDNLFTDVVPSKEEIKSVVFGMDANSAPGPDGFPGCFYIFDWDVIETELVEAVQYYSRSQESITIQTNWIGNFQLVQQGAFIGRLVSTQQGSFIKGRNIQEKIVLASELVNELEIKRRGGNVGLKIDITQAYDSLSWNFLFEVLRRFGFSEVGIQWLWNIFKSTRISVLINGGPCGFFEVGKGLRQGDPLSPILFVLAEEVLSINLTKLVQMGKIQAIVCRGGCQPTHLMFEDDIFIFCNGNKRTLENLLSLLMQYQMSSGQVVNKAKSKCFVSGVSDIRKNEIAEFLQMELSYFPDKYLGVILDPGRVKKN from the exons ATGGGATCTGAAAATACTTTTGTTTCAAGTAATTCTTCAAAAACTGTCTTTATTTctgataaattgattgatgataGTTTGAATAAATTGAGATTTATTTTAATAGGTCGATTGGATTTAGTCAAGTTGAAATTATTTGTGGATGAAGCATCTTTAAGAGGTCAATGGAAACTTAAGGGTAACTGTCAGTTCATTCCGATTGGCAAAGGTTTTTTCATTATTAAGTTAGACAATGGTGAAGATATGAAATTAATCTATGAAGGTTTCTGGGAAGTTGAAACTCAAATCCTTAGACTCAAATTTTGGGAAAGGGAATTTAAACCAGAATTACAGAAAACCTCTACTGCATTTGTATGGGTTATATTTCCAGGATTATGTATTGAATATTGGAAAGAAGACATACTTATGGCAATGGGTGCTGCAATTGGTAGACCAATTCGAATTGATGATGCTACTTTGAAGAAGGAATTTGGCTTTTATGCTAGTATTCTAGTTGAAATTGATCTGGCAAAAGCTATTCCTAATAAAGTTTGGATTGAATCAAAGTTTGGTAAATTTGAACAAGAAATCAAAATACCAAAGCTTACTAAATACTGTAACCATTTTAAATTCATTGGTCATTATGTTGCTGAGTgtagaaataaaagaaaagagtaTGTTCATAATGTGCATAAACCTAAGCAGCAATGGAGATATACTCCCAAGAAGAATACCAGTCTGAACACTGGTGGTTTTGATATTTTTTATACTTCTCAGCAAATAGATAATAATATTGGGGAAGTGGAACTTGTAACTCAAGTCTTATCTATTACTGGTTCAAATGAAGATCAAAATGAGAAGAATGAAGGTTTTAATGGTAATCTGGAATCTCCAATGGAATTTCCAGCTATTTCAATTGATAAAATAATTGATGTTGGAAGTAGTATTCCTTCCTTGAATAATGTAGTAGGTGTAATCCCATCTTCAAATTTGGAAGCTTCGGATGAAGAGGTTACTGCTCAACTTTTATCTAATATTAACTCTGAGGTTGGAAAAGTGGGTGAATGGAAGGAAGTCTCCG ATGTAGTTGAAAAGCATGATCAAGCTTTTTCTAAAATTGTTTCAAAACCAACTAAAG CTGAACCAAAAGTTAAAGCTTCTAGAAGTATTATTAAGAAATTACATTTACTTGGTATGAGTAAGATGATACTTCATAATTCAAATGGGAATTTAAAAGGAAATATATGGTTATTTTGGCATTCTTCAGTTACTACTccttctttgatttcttcttctaaacaatGTATTACTGTTCAAGTTGGTGAGGTTTTAGTTAATGGAGTTCATGCTGAATGTCTTACTATAGACAAAAGAATTTTATGGTCTGAACTTTTAACTGTCAATGAAATGAAGCTGTCATGGCTAGTGATTGGTGATTTCAATGTGGTTCTTACTTGTGAAGAGAAAAAAAGGAG GTGTGGCAAGAGGAGAATTTTATGTGATTTCGATAAAGCATTTTATAATCTTACATGGCTGGAGAAATTTGAAGGTTGGTGCTATAAAGTGGGAGTTAGGGGTACATCAGATCATGGTCCTCTTCTAGGTGGAGTTGTTAATGTTTCCAGACCAACCAACATTCCTTTTAAGTACCAATCAGTGTGGACTTCTCATCCTAGTTTTCTTAAGTTAATTCAAGACTCATGGTGGCAAGTTTGTGAAGGAAATCCTGCTTTCTGTTTTATGCacaaattaaaaagattgaaaaacatTCCTAAACAATGGAATTGGGAGGTTTTTGGGGACTTGGAACTTAAAGTAAAGAACACTGAAAAGGAAGTTCTTAATGCTTTTTTAGAATCTGATGCTGACCCTGAGAAAATAGATTTACTTGACAAGCTAGTTACAGCAAGAGGTAAATATGAAATTGCTTCACAACAATACAATGAACTGATGAGAGCTAAGTCTAAAGTCAAATGGGTCAAAGAAGGTGGTGCTAATACAAATTTCTTTCATACTACAATGAGGATGATAAGAACTTTTAATCATATATCAGAATTAGAAAATGATGAAG ATAACTTGTTTACGGATGttgttccttctaaagaagaaatcaagagtGTTGTTTTTGGAATGGATGCAAATAGTGCACCAGGGCCTGATGGCTTCCCTGGTTGCTTTTATATATTTGATTGGGATGTTATTGAAACTGAGTTAGTGGAAGCAGTTCAGTACT ATTCAAGGAGCCAAGAAAGCATCACAATTCAAACCAATTGGATTGGAAATTTTCAATTGGTGCAACAAGGTGCTTTTATTGGGAGATTAGTTTCCACTCAACAAGGTTCTTTTATCAAAGGTAGAAATATACAGGAAAAGATTGTATTGGCATCTGAGTTGGTAAATGAGCTTGAAATAAAGAGAAGGGGAGGTAATGTTGGTCTTAAAATTGACATCACTCAAGCTTATGATTCACTAAGCTGGAATTTTCTCTTTGAAGTACTAAGAAGGTTTGGCTTTTCTGAAGTTGGAATTCAATGGTTATGGAATATATTTAAATCAACTAGAATTTCAGTCCTTATAAATGGTGGTCCATGTGGCTTCTTTGAAGTGGGTAAGGGATTGAGGCagggtgatccattatcaccAATTTTATTTGTACTAGCTGAAGAAGTTTTGAGTATAAATCTTACTAAACTAGTTCAGATGGGGAAAATCCAAGCCATTGTTTGTAGAGGAGGATGCCAACCCACACATTTAATGTTTGAAGATGACATCTTTATCTTTTGCAATGGAAATAAGAGAACTCTGGAGAATTTGCTGAGTCTACTGATGCAGTATCAAATGTCTTCTGGACAGGTGGTGAATAAAGCTAAAAGCAAGtgctttgttagtggtgtttcagaTATCAGGAAAAATGAAATTGCTGAATTTTTGCAGATGGAGTTGTCTTATTTTCCTGATAAATATTTGGGTGTGATATTGGATCCAGGGAGAGTTAAGAAAAATTAA
- the LOC113360314 gene encoding berberine bridge enzyme-like 24 produces the protein MEERFPELGSKTKDCIDMSWIQSVLFLSGYPLNVTLKVLLNQTQPKTFFKIKFDYVKEPISEIGLQGLWERLLIEELTFLTFIPYGGRMSEISKSASPFPHRRGNLFKIIYLVSWDEKQDHASKKYISGVRNLYKYMTPYVSKSPREAYINYRDLDLGQNSKNSKASYSQASTWGHKYFKNNYKRLVRVKSKVDPDNFFRHEQKYSKYCISRIELIL, from the coding sequence ATGGAAGAAAGATTTCCTGAATTGGGATCGAAGACTAAGGATTGCATTGACATGAGTTGGATTCAGTCTGTATTATTTTTGTCTGGATACCCTTTAAATGTTACACTTAAAGTGTTACTAAATCAGACACAACCGAAGACATTTTTTAAGATAAAATTTGATTATGTCAAAGAACCCATTTCTGAAATTGGATTACAAGGGCTATGGGAGAGACTGTTAATTGAGGAGCTGACGTTTTTGACCTTCATACCTTATGGTGGAAGAATGAGTGAGATTTCAAAATCTGCATCTCCGTTCCCGcatagaagaggaaatttatttAAGATCATATATTTGGTGTCTTGGGACGAGAAACAGGACCATGCATCCAAAAAGTATATTAGTGGTGTTAGAAATTTGTATAAGTACATGACTCCGTATGTTTCAAAATCACCAAGGGAAGCATATATCAATTATCGGGATCTTGACTTGGGTCAAAACAGTAAGAATAGCAAAGCAAGTTACTCACAAGCAAGTACTTGGGGACACAAATATTTCAAGAACAATTATAAGAGATTAGTGCGTGTGAAGAGCAAAGTTGATCCAGATAATTTCTTCAGACATGAACAGAAATATTCCAAGTATTGCATATCAAGGATAGAATTGATATTGTAA